In Eubalaena glacialis isolate mEubGla1 chromosome 3, mEubGla1.1.hap2.+ XY, whole genome shotgun sequence, the following are encoded in one genomic region:
- the DDX20 gene encoding probable ATP-dependent RNA helicase DDX20: MAAAFEAPAALKTVESTMPAERVAAQFAAPEPAPRPVRSLRTAHDINGPRTRTGDVLLAEPGDFESLLLSRPVLEGLRAVGFERPSPVQLKAIPLGRCGLDLIVQAKSGTGKTCVFSTIALDSLVLENLSTQILILAPTREIAVQIHSVITAIGIKMEGLECHVFIGGTPLSQDKTRLKKCHIAVGSPGRIKQLIELDYLNPGSIRLFILDEADKLLEEGSFQEQINWIYSSLPASKQMLAVSATYPEFLANALTKYMREPTFVRLNSSDPSLIGLKQYYKVVSSYPLAHKIFEEKTQHLQELFSKIPFNQALVFSNLHSRAQHLADILSSKGFPAECISGNMNQNQRLDAMAKLKQFHCRVLVSTDLTSRGIDAENVNLVVNLDVPLDWETYMHRIGRAGRFGTLGLTVTYCCRGEEENMLMKIAQKCKINLLPLPDPIPPGLMEECLDWDVEVEAAMHAYGLASIPTQTLKQIQKIESTFQTQKAHGSHMVSSRNTSVSALSVKSKNNTKQKLPVKSHSECGIVEKAMSPKELGCAVQLEEQMKNSIQTSVENSTNSQNQVKEASVSLPKIPCLSSFKTHLPCTLTFAELMEDYEHYIKEGLEKPVEIIRHYTGPGDQTVNPQNGFVRNRITEERVQILTSSSQSGDSESDSDSYSSRTSSQSKGSKSYLEGSSDTQLKDLESIPVGGHISLEQPLNGNDTPRLVEYQESPEIQIKARHKEGANHNQRAKQSRRNLPRRSSYRLQTEPQEDGWYDHHRETHPSFSNTYQDYEEYWRAYYRAWQEYYAAASQPYYWNAQSHPSWMAAYHMNTIYVQEMMRGNQ, translated from the exons ATGGCGGCGGCGTTTGAAGCCCCGGCGGCCTTAAAGACTGTGGAGAGCACTATGCCGGCGGAGCGCGTGGCCGCGCAGTTCGCGGCCCCGGAGCCAGCCCCCCGGCCAGTGCGGAGTCTGCGGACGGCTCATGACATCAACGGCCCGCGGACCCGCACCGGGGACGTGCTGCTGGCGGAGCCGGGGGACTTCGAGTCGCTGCTGCTGTCGCGGCCGGTGCTGGAGGGGCTGCGGGCGGTTGGTTTCGAGCGGCCGTCGCCCGTGCAGCTCAAGGCCATACCGCTGGGGCGGTGCGGACTCG atTTAATTGTTCAAGCTAAGTCTGGCACTGGGAAAACCTGTGTATTCTCCACCATTGCTTTGGACTCTCTTGTTCTTGAAAACCTAAGTACCCAG attttgatCTTGGCTCCTACAAGAGAAATTGCTGTACAGATACATTCTGTTATCACAGCCATTGGAATAAAAATGGAAGGCTTAGAGTGTCATGTGTTTATCGGAGGGACTCCATTATCACAAGACAAAACCAGACTTAAAAAGTGTCATATTGCTGTTGGTTCTCCTG GCAGAATTAAACAACTGATAGAACTTGACTACTTGAATCCAGGCAGTATACGTCTCTTTATTCTTGATGAAGCAGATAAGCTTTTAGAAGAAGGCAGCTTCCAGGAGcaaataaa TTGGATTTATTCTTCCTTGCCTGCTAGTAAACAGATGTTGGCAGTGTCAGCTACTTACCCTGAATTTTTGGCTAATGCTTTGACAAAGTACATGAGAGAGCCCACTTTTGTAAGACTAAATTCCAGTGATCCGAGTCTCATAG GTTTGAAGCAGTACTACAAAGTTGTCAGTTCATACCCTTTGGCCCATAAGATTTTTGAGGAAAAGACTCAGCATTTACAAGAATTGTTCAGCAAAATTCCATTTAATCAAGCCTTAGTCTTTTCTAATTTACACAGCAG AGCACAACACTTGGCTGATATCCTTTCTTCTAAAGGCTTTCCTGCAGAGTGCATTTCAG GCAACATGAATCAGAATCAGCGTCTTGATGCTATGGCTAAACTGAAGCAGTTTCATTGCAGAGTCCTCGTTTCCACAGATTTG ACTTCCCGTGGAATTGATGCTGAGAACGTGAATCTGGTTGTAAACCTGGATGTACCATTGGATTGGGAGACATATATGCATCGGATTGGCAGAGCTGGCcgttttg GTACTTTGGGACTGACAGTGACCTACTGCTGTAggggagaagaagaaaatatgcTGATGAAAATTGCCCAGAAATGTAAGATCAACCTTCTGCCTTTACCAG ATCCTATTCCTCCTGGTCTGATGGAAGAATGTTTGGATTGGGATGTGGAGGTTGAAGCTGCCATGCATGCATATGGCTTAGCAAGTATACCTACACAGACcctaaaacaaattcaaaaaataGAGAGCACCTTTCAAACTCAGAAAGCTCATGGTAGCCACATGGTTTCATCTAGAAATACTTCTGTATCTGCACTATCAGTCAAATCAAAAAATAATACCAAACAAAAGCTTCCTGTGAAAAGCCACTCAGAGTGTGGAATTGTAGAAAAAGCCATGTCACCAAAAGAACTGGGCTGTGCCGTACAATTGGAAGAGCAAATGAAGAATTCTATTCAGACCTCTGTTGAAAACTCTACTAACAGTCAGAACCAAGTCAAAGAAGCTTCTGTGTCACTCCCCAAAATTCCTTGTCTGTCTTCCTTTAAAACCCATCTGCCATGTACTTTGACTTTTGCAGAATTGATGGAGGATTATGAACACTATATTAAAGAGGGGTTAGAGAAACCTGTGGAAATCATCAGACACTACACAGGTCCTGGGGATCAGACTGTGAATCCTCAAAATGGTTTTGTGAGAAATAGAATTACTGAAGAGAGAGTGCAGATATTGACAAGTAGTAGCCAATCTGGAGACTCTGAGAGTGACAGTGATTCTTACAGTTCAAGGACTTCTTCCCAGAGCAAAGGAAGTAAGTCATACTTGGAAGGTTCTTCTGATACTCAGCTGAAAGACTTGGAATCTATTCCTGTGGGTGGCCATATCTCTTTGGAACAACCTCTGAATGGAAATGACACCCCTCGTCTAGTAGAGTATCAGGAATCACCTGAAATCCAAATAAAAGCAAGGCATAAAGAGGGAGCTAACCATAACCAGAGAGCTAAGCAGAGCCGGAGAAACCTTCCCAGGCGGTCTTCCTATCGATTGCAGACAGAACCCCAGGAAGATGGTTGGTATGACCACCATAGGGAAACACATCCGAGTTTTTCTAATACCTATCAGGACTATGAGGAGTACTGGAGGGCTTACTACAGGGCATGGCAGGAATACTATGCTGCTGCTTCTCAGCCGTATTATTGGAATGCTCAGAGCCATCCAAGTTGGATGGCAGCCTATCACATGAATACCATTTATGTACAAGAAATGATGCGTGGCAACCAGTGA